ACCTATCAAAAACTTCAGAAAACTTTGTACCCGATCATTATCAGTGCTGTTATTTGGCTGATCTCAGCAGCACACTGCAGCATCACTTTCATCGTCCAGCACCATCCATCCCTGCCCAGCTCAAACTCGTCTATATGCTATGAGAACTTTACAGAGAAGCAACTGAAGATCCTCCTCCCAGTGCGtttggagtttttctttttgctctgCCTTGTACCTCTTCTAATTTCCATTTTCTGCTACCTGCGCTTGATTTGGATTCTGTATAGCCGTCCCAAGATATCCTGGATGcagaaaaggaaggctattGGCATGGCCTCGGGGACTCTTGCCGTGTTCCTCATTTGTGTTTTACCATACAATTTCTCTCATTTAATGGGTTTCTTCCAGGGTCAAAGCCCTGAATGGAGGTACTATACTTTGCTTCTTAGCACATTAAACACTTGTATTGATCccatcatattttatttttcttcctcaaTCTTCCACTGTACCAGGAAAAAATCAATTTTCAGAATGCATAGTGTTAAAattgtaaagatggaaatgcaGGGCACCAATTCGAACTGATACAGAATTTTGATATTAACTTATTACAGTGATGCTGTTATAttcctttattttgttgttttaaagtgaGTTGTGCACTGGTTTATTATTAGTTTTGTATCAAGGTATGTTTGTTATGAATCAACATCAAACGTCAGATGACATTTTCATAAGAAAACCGCAAGTCATACTGCGTAGGCTATTAAACCTCAGGATATTATTAGTCACCAGGaagctgtaaatgttttttggcaTTGACATCTTAGTTCCTCTGCTTTAAAGCAGTCTATCCACTCTGCAATGTACGTGTAGGTAAGAGCAAGCatgaactgtaaaaataaattcacttATCATTTCCACAAAGAGATCAACATAATATGTACGGAAAGAGACCAAATTCAAAATCTAtatgaaacaataaaactattattgaaactgaaaaatatgtatttttgtaCTTGGTTGGGTGTAAAGTTAGATTACTGTATGAATAGTTTGAGTTTGCTACTggattaaaaatgtatataaataccAGAGTATGACAGCTGCAACTATGagtttttttctgaataaaCAAGACTGAGAATTGACTGTCTTCAGAATTTTAGGTAACTACATAAATTCCCCCAGTAACATGTAGTATTATCATAAAAGTCTATGTATTTTCTGTGTGTGAAACAACCTCCAAAGAATTCACCACTGTTGTTGCTCAGTCGAGtatgaaaaacaaagagaaatgtTAGTCACTAAAACATTCGCCCAGTAAGTTTACTGTCGGATCTTACTTGAGAACTTGGCAGGGCTGCAGTATGTTATCATGATGGACTGATAACACATTCCAGTAGACTCAGGTGAACATAATAAGACTAGAAGGACAATATGAAGCTGAATCTGTTTTCTATGTAGTTATTGAACGTATATGTTTCGGTGTAAATTGAGCCACATGGCTGCATTAATAAACGTTTTCTTAAATGGCCTTTTGAAAAAACCTGcacattaaaaaacacaagaataaacaaaaatatttaaactatgATCTTGAAGTTGGtggtttttgtttggtttgacTTCATATATTCCATGTCTCATGTAGCTCTGACTAAAAcgcatgaaaacagaaaaatttcAAAAGATAGAGGAGAAATTACCTGTTTGGTGAGACACTTTTAGGCATTATTGCCAAAGGATATGACAACTAAAGCTGTGTTGGGTATAGCAGGATACTCGTAGTAGCCACTAATAACCCTAACTCCTAGTTCACACAGACAACGtcctctgtgtgtttttctagTCAATAATTCACACTGGCTCTCTGGCGCTGCAGCATGATGGAGAGCCCTCCTCCAATGTATTTTTGACAGATGATGGGGCACAAATGCATGAATTTCAATGGGGATAAAATTCACAGATCACAGAGTTATTGTCAGATGCATGGATGCTAAACCCAAAATGCACCCAATGTGTAATGCCGCACAGCAGACACAGACATAACAGAAACAGAACCTAGTCAGTGTGAACTATGGGTAACAGCACACATACACATGGAGCAGAGGAAAGAGCAAAACTGAATTCTGCATGATTACTGTACTAATGAACAGTTGAGACTTATAAACTGAGTGGAAGCAGCTTGGAGGCAGGAGGATTTAGGCAACTTGGGGAGCCTGGATATGGCGAATGACTGAATAAACACAAAGTGGGAAAAATAGGGGCCAGCAAAACATTAACTCAGCACAGAAGTGAGCAGAAATACAAATCACATGAATGTACTAAAATTAAGCTCTTTATTGAAGGAAATTTTCCTTTGGCTCTCCAaacatacaataaaatacattcacacaGTCATTCATACAGTCATAATATCAACATCAACAATGCGTACATTCATTTCCATTCCATGGTTAGATCTCATCATTTCATTTGGTTAAGAATGGTTATTGCACTAGGGATGAATGACTtcttataaatgtgtttttgttaccATAAGGACCCTGTCCCACTTTCCTAAGCTCAATGGTTCAAATTCAGGGCACTAATTCAAAGCGGATGTGCCTTCCATCCCACCGGCCCTTtcttcaacaaaacaaaaacaccaacagAAGACGTCATTTTATTAGTCACCAGGAAGCTGTCTGGAATTAAACAGGTCATTCTTTTTTGAGCTTTTACATGTTATTCCTTGTTTACTGTCCTGTGGACCAGCAGTGTTATCTGATATAATGTTCTAGTGCATGCATagaatgcaataaaatgctttgTTAATTATCTTGACAGATAATATGTACctataaaaaaattttaattagaAGAAACACAGCGTGAGAGAGTGTATTTTTATTCATGTCAGGAGACTGGCTTGTTACATTCGTaatatgttaatttattttatcattgaattaaagtttttaaaaatacattgtttatGTGACTTTTCTATACTAAAAACATGAATAACTAAATGACAGGGAAACGGAAGTACCAGGAAACGTGCTTGATGTCACCCCAGGGGACAGAGTAACGAGAGGAACAGAGCTCCACTTTGCAAACGGGGGGTATAATGTGTTAAGGAAAGAGGTGAACTACAGCCAGAATATTGCCATGATTATTTTCAGAGACAGATTGATTAACAGGATTTAAAAGCTGTTGTCTAGACACATGAGAGGGTGCATGAGCCACAAAACCACTAGAATTGAGCCAAATGAACAACTGAGCAGCCAACCGCCAATCTGATTTCCTCTGGCGTCTTTGTGTTGAGAGAGAGTCTGAAATTATAATTTCAATTGTCCATTCTTATCGGCAGACATGTTAATGTAAACATGCAGCATGTGGCCTACCTGAACAGTAGTGGTATTTACAGAATCCTCCTAAACTCTGTCCTTTATGACTACAAGTCTAACATAATGGGCTGGACCATTGTCTTTTGTTATTTCTTATAATAGGATTGAATGAAGTGATTGTTAAAGAGTTTACTTAAAaacagttagtttttttttttcaattttgctCACTTTTATTGTAttgtctttttaaatgaaaactgaaaacagactGGACAATTTCTGCTAATATTAAAGATTTCATTAAGGTaatagtttgaatttgtttcatttaaaaattcagAATGCTTTGAAATAATCTATAATAAAttcttatttattaattttttagtATGTCaaactttgaattgtcttttaTTATTTGGAATGATTGCATTTCTAATGTTTGGATGTGAAAAGTCAGCTATGAGATCCTAAATCTTACATTTTAACAGTATCATTGGCTGTATAACATGACACAATTCTCATGCCACCCCAAGTCTCCatctgattggttgatcagtcTCTCGCGCGCACTCCTGGCCTAAAAATATGGGGTGCCGCCAGGGACATAAATCACAATTAACTTCCATATACACATATGAAATTAAACTCTTCAACATACTATACTCAAAACCTTGCACAAACACTATTAAAAAGCTCTCACATAAACTAGTGAAAACATTTACCTCTTATATAACCTACTCAAAAGCTCTTATACAAAGTAGTGAGAACTCTTCATATAAACTAGTGAAAAGCTTTCAtgcacactactgaaatgttttGTAATTATTTCATTGGAAAAGGAGGGCATTACAGTAGAAAAGGAAGTTGCTTAAGTAACAAAGGAGGGACGACTGTGTCCTTCTAGGGCGGCATTTGCAGGCCGATTAGAACGATGCAACAAACGCTGTTCAAATTCGAAAGCTCCTCCAAAGGGAGCCAACAAATGCGACCTACTTTTCCCCAGATTGAATGATGGGTCCAGTGTGTTCTTcgtggcccaccctatcccatgattcattgcgcaTCAAAGCAGATTGTTGAAACGGAAAAAGTAATGGcaaaggagagagaaaagctgtga
This genomic stretch from Girardinichthys multiradiatus isolate DD_20200921_A chromosome 3, DD_fGirMul_XY1, whole genome shotgun sequence harbors:
- the si:ch211-231m23.4 gene encoding free fatty acid receptor 2 isoform X2, coding for MATVVRSEIILSFYIISFLIGLPANLVALYAFSVKIHSKPLPTDILLLNLTVSDLLFLIILPLKMHEAASGMKWNLPSLLCSITSFTFFSTIYTSSLLLMAISMVRYVGVAFPLTYQKLQKTLYPIIISAVIWLISAAHCSITFIVQHHPSLPSSNSSICYENFTEKQLKILLPVRLEFFFLLCLVPLLISIFCYLRLIWILYSRPKISWMQKRKAIGMASGTLAVFLICVLPYNFSHLMGFFQGQSPEWRYYTLLLSTLNTCIDPIIFYFSSSIFHCTRKKSIFRMHSVKIVKMEMQGTNSN